A region of Elusimicrobiota bacterium DNA encodes the following proteins:
- a CDS encoding beta-galactosidase encodes MELKNGYFSMNGKPFFLYSGEIHYFRIPKSAWAARLRALKGAGFNTVSTYIPWNWHEPEEGRLDFSGRTAPERDVLGFLDLAKKLGLFVSARVGPISNAELVNEGLPAWLLQNHPEVFVTGRRNVGNLPHVTMVSYLHPVFREKVAAWYGALLPEIASRQVTRGGNVISVQLCNEVGMVHWLQKGADDKDHVNAMFRAFIQEKYGTLPALNAAHRAAYKTFSDIEQPLGEGVDPTRLAVHVDWSLFYRRYYAAYFHGLARHAQEQGIDVPLFCNIPQFYDYDIRGRGNWAPMTTSMFRDFPILTPEIVFGGAYQMRHLDFENFHDVALTTEVTRLLGAVEVKGKTADGNPALEGRLPSLPEFEPLSESPVPLVCAELQTGIMRDRPRLYPTQVALNVKTSVGQGLSGVNAYMFAGGENPTGLGAFGASHDWQAPIGADGEERAHLAPLKEFGRFLKWAGPSLAATKKATDTTLGFYLPYYGTEYWSGPWVDALESHRTNVWYDGMARLIHLAGYSANMADIERSPVDVLLSHPSLWVYSLSFMDHETQAKLAGYVKNGGSFFWGRAFPRWICGASRTRLWPTNWGFPSRAGPPGTCFMAKEKIGGSTAPFKLSRRQAKPGAGWNFLPARRSSRRTLGTARSSWPVSVCPTFSTISVIGFANGASPWVWSQGWIALPGTSRLRSGSRTTWVFFSFSTIISPIGKGR; translated from the coding sequence ATGGAACTTAAGAACGGTTACTTTTCCATGAACGGCAAGCCTTTCTTCCTTTATTCGGGAGAGATCCATTATTTCCGCATTCCTAAGTCCGCCTGGGCGGCGCGTCTGCGGGCGTTGAAGGGCGCGGGGTTCAACACGGTGAGCACCTACATCCCCTGGAATTGGCACGAGCCCGAGGAAGGCAGGCTGGATTTTTCCGGCCGCACGGCGCCGGAACGGGATGTGTTGGGGTTTCTGGACCTGGCGAAAAAATTAGGCCTGTTTGTTTCCGCCCGGGTGGGACCCATTTCAAACGCCGAATTGGTGAACGAGGGTTTGCCGGCGTGGCTTCTCCAAAACCATCCGGAGGTTTTCGTTACCGGCCGCCGGAACGTGGGGAACCTCCCCCACGTGACCATGGTGTCTTACCTGCACCCGGTGTTCCGAGAGAAGGTGGCTGCCTGGTATGGCGCTCTCCTGCCTGAGATCGCCTCCCGCCAGGTGACCCGCGGCGGAAACGTGATCAGCGTCCAGCTCTGCAACGAGGTGGGCATGGTTCATTGGCTCCAAAAGGGCGCGGATGACAAAGACCACGTGAACGCCATGTTTCGCGCTTTCATCCAGGAAAAATACGGCACCCTGCCGGCCCTGAACGCGGCCCATCGCGCCGCCTACAAAACTTTTTCCGACATTGAACAACCTCTGGGCGAGGGGGTGGACCCGACCCGCCTGGCCGTGCATGTGGATTGGTCTCTTTTTTACCGCCGCTACTACGCCGCCTACTTTCATGGTCTCGCCCGTCACGCCCAGGAGCAGGGCATCGACGTGCCCCTGTTCTGCAACATTCCTCAGTTCTACGACTACGACATTCGGGGCCGGGGCAACTGGGCCCCCATGACCACCTCCATGTTCCGGGATTTCCCGATCCTGACGCCGGAAATCGTCTTCGGCGGGGCCTACCAGATGCGCCATTTGGATTTTGAGAATTTCCACGACGTGGCGCTGACCACGGAAGTCACCCGGCTCCTGGGCGCGGTCGAAGTGAAAGGCAAAACGGCCGATGGCAATCCCGCGCTGGAAGGCCGACTGCCTTCCCTGCCGGAGTTCGAGCCGCTCTCGGAATCCCCGGTCCCCCTGGTCTGTGCGGAGCTCCAGACCGGAATCATGCGGGACCGGCCCCGGCTCTACCCCACCCAGGTGGCGCTCAACGTCAAGACCTCGGTGGGTCAGGGCTTGTCGGGGGTCAACGCTTACATGTTCGCCGGGGGGGAGAACCCCACCGGGTTGGGGGCCTTCGGCGCCTCCCACGACTGGCAGGCGCCCATCGGTGCCGACGGAGAGGAACGGGCCCATCTGGCTCCCTTGAAAGAGTTTGGACGCTTTTTGAAATGGGCCGGTCCGTCCCTGGCCGCCACCAAGAAAGCCACGGACACGACCTTGGGATTCTACCTTCCCTATTACGGAACCGAATACTGGTCGGGTCCCTGGGTGGACGCGCTGGAGTCCCATCGGACGAACGTGTGGTACGACGGGATGGCTCGTTTGATCCATTTGGCGGGCTACAGCGCGAACATGGCCGACATCGAGCGGTCTCCCGTGGACGTTCTTTTGAGCCATCCCAGCCTCTGGGTGTACTCCTTGAGCTTCATGGACCATGAAACCCAGGCGAAACTGGCCGGTTACGTGAAGAACGGGGGAAGCTTTTTCTGGGGCCGTGCCTTCCCACGGTGGATTTGCGGGGCGAGCCGGACACGACTTTGGCCGACGAACTGGGGATTTCCATCACGGGCGGGGCCCCCGGGAACTTGTTTCATGGCGAAGGAAAAGATTGGTGGGTCCACGGCCCCGTTCAAACTTTCTCGGCGACAGGCGAAACCCGGCGCTGGATGGAACTTCCTTCCGGCCCGGCGGTCCTCCAGGCGAACGCTGGGAACGGCCAGGTCCTCGTGGCCGGTTTCGGTTTGCCCCACGTTTTCGACCATTTCCGTCATTGGGTTCGCCAATGGGGCGAGTCCATGGGTCTGGTCCCAAGGGTGGATTGCGCTCCCTGGGACCTCCAGGCTTCGCTCCGGGTCTCGGACGACCTGGGTTTTCTTTTCCTTTTCAACTATCATTTCACCGATAGGGAAGGGACGGTGA
- the mtgA gene encoding monofunctional biosynthetic peptidoglycan transglycosylase, with protein sequence MFQIVSKTTRWVGLGLALWGLAGIGFVPAALPFFGAAPAVPKMGVLPAVNPETSAMMELRSRQAVDAGKTLRLRRRWVPLSKISPALVNAVVAAEDSTFYSHRGVEWGLTRDVLLESLRTGRRDRGASTITQQVARNLYLSPNKTYTRKLREIVLAQRMEKTLTKKRILEIYLNIAEWGDGIFGAEAAAREYFNASAEDLTWDQAIALTAVLPSPRRHRPTDSGPWVAGRANWVRSRLIATGRYTPPPSLEPDESPLEDGIEDDLLDALVTAVDGEEPSAHD encoded by the coding sequence ATGTTTCAAATCGTGTCCAAAACCACCCGGTGGGTCGGGCTCGGCTTGGCCCTTTGGGGTTTGGCCGGGATCGGTTTCGTGCCGGCGGCTCTCCCTTTTTTCGGCGCGGCCCCCGCGGTTCCGAAAATGGGCGTCCTGCCCGCGGTGAACCCGGAGACCAGCGCGATGATGGAACTTCGCTCCCGCCAGGCCGTCGATGCCGGCAAAACACTTCGGCTCCGCCGCCGCTGGGTTCCCCTTTCGAAAATCTCGCCCGCCCTCGTTAACGCCGTCGTCGCCGCGGAGGACAGCACGTTTTATTCCCACCGCGGCGTGGAGTGGGGCCTGACGCGGGACGTCCTCCTGGAAAGCCTGCGCACCGGCCGGCGGGACCGTGGGGCCAGCACTATCACCCAACAGGTCGCGCGCAACCTCTATTTATCACCGAACAAAACCTATACGCGAAAACTTCGCGAGATCGTTTTGGCCCAGCGGATGGAAAAGACCCTGACCAAAAAGCGGATTTTGGAAATCTATTTAAACATCGCGGAATGGGGCGACGGAATTTTCGGGGCCGAGGCGGCGGCGCGGGAATATTTTAATGCCTCGGCGGAGGACCTCACCTGGGACCAAGCCATCGCGCTCACGGCCGTCCTGCCGAGCCCTCGGCGGCACCGGCCCACGGATTCTGGCCCCTGGGTGGCTGGCCGCGCGAACTGGGTGCGGAGCCGCCTGATCGCCACGGGCCGCTACACGCCGCCTCCATCCCTGGAACCCGACGAGTCGCCGCTCGAAGACGGAATAGAGGACGACCTTTTGGACGCGCTGGTCACGGCGGTCGACGGGGAGGAACCCTCCGCCCATGATTGA
- the cls gene encoding cardiolipin synthase, translating to MIDFLLSGWGLLAVLDLGLAFLFSFIVISQKRDPAVTLAWVLGFFLFPFAGLFLYAFFGYQRFRLRRRFIPNPSRRLALIHEPTDLRAGLAPGLRDVELLAAKLTDYPVIGGNRVTVFDHSTETDTALTQAIRQAKHHVHMCYYIVEPDSTGLHFRDLLIEQAKRGVQCRLLMDAVGSYRVGRSFLKPLRQAGVRTDFFGPFRTFRRPWAFNFRNHRKLTVIDGNVGFLGSQNIGHNFWRVGSRRIRWRETDVRLEGPAVEELQTVFGEDWNYATGENLAGETFFPSPTVRGTTLVQALPTGPDRRENALAMIFLEAIHSARHRVTITTPYFIPTVPVALALESAARKGVRVELLLPRKTDHPVVDWAGRSWFKEFLQSGVKIYEHGESFLHSKVVTVDGHLALVGSANMDTRSFLINFELSLLLYDRGVAGHLVREFDRMAARAAVVHHDELSELSLTRQFTEGLCRVLSPLL from the coding sequence ATGATTGACTTTTTGTTGTCGGGGTGGGGCCTTCTCGCGGTTCTCGACCTGGGGTTGGCCTTTCTGTTTTCATTCATCGTGATTTCTCAAAAACGGGATCCCGCGGTCACCTTGGCCTGGGTGCTGGGCTTCTTCCTTTTCCCTTTCGCGGGGCTCTTCCTCTACGCGTTTTTCGGCTACCAGCGGTTCCGGCTCCGTCGACGTTTCATTCCAAACCCCAGCCGGCGACTGGCGCTGATCCACGAACCCACCGACCTTCGGGCCGGCCTCGCTCCGGGACTGCGGGACGTGGAACTTTTGGCCGCGAAGTTGACGGATTACCCGGTCATCGGCGGCAACCGCGTGACGGTCTTTGACCACTCCACCGAAACCGACACCGCCCTCACCCAGGCCATCCGCCAGGCCAAACACCACGTGCACATGTGCTACTACATCGTGGAACCCGACAGCACGGGCCTCCATTTCAGGGACCTATTGATCGAGCAGGCGAAACGCGGCGTTCAGTGCCGTCTCTTGATGGACGCCGTGGGTTCGTATCGCGTGGGCCGAAGTTTTCTTAAACCGCTCCGGCAGGCGGGGGTCCGGACGGACTTCTTCGGCCCGTTTCGAACGTTCCGCCGCCCCTGGGCCTTCAATTTCAGGAACCACCGAAAACTGACCGTGATCGACGGAAACGTGGGGTTCCTGGGGAGCCAAAACATCGGCCACAATTTTTGGCGCGTGGGTTCGCGGCGCATCCGCTGGAGGGAAACCGACGTGCGGCTGGAAGGCCCCGCTGTGGAAGAACTGCAGACCGTCTTTGGCGAGGATTGGAACTATGCCACCGGCGAAAACTTGGCGGGTGAAACTTTTTTTCCCTCGCCCACCGTCCGGGGGACGACCCTGGTCCAGGCCCTGCCCACAGGGCCGGACCGGCGGGAAAACGCGCTGGCCATGATTTTCCTGGAAGCCATCCACTCCGCGCGCCACCGAGTGACCATCACCACGCCCTATTTCATTCCCACGGTGCCGGTGGCCTTGGCGTTGGAAAGCGCCGCCCGGAAGGGAGTTCGGGTGGAACTGCTTTTGCCGCGCAAAACGGACCACCCTGTCGTGGATTGGGCGGGTCGGAGCTGGTTTAAGGAATTTTTACAGAGCGGGGTCAAAATTTACGAACACGGGGAGAGCTTTTTGCATTCCAAGGTCGTCACCGTGGACGGGCACTTGGCCCTGGTGGGCTCCGCCAACATGGACACGCGGAGCTTTTTGATCAATTTCGAACTGAGTCTTTTGCTCTACGACCGAGGCGTCGCCGGCCACCTGGTCCGCGAGTTCGACCGCATGGCCGCCCGCGCCGCCGTCGTCCACCACGACGAACTCTCCGAACTGTCCCTCACCCGACAATTCACCGAAGGCCTCTGTCGGGTCCTCTCCCCCCTTCTGTAG
- a CDS encoding rhomboid family intramembrane serine protease, translating to MVFNQPLSYRTLPPAVKALLTLNVGVFVLQWIFSLTGGPDLVPLFGLTPGFVTGRLWLWQMVTYMFLHGGVFHLLFNSYMLWALGKVIELQWGTRSFLFYYFLCGVGAAAVNVAVQPNALVPVIGASGAIYGLLVAFALMFPNAVFLVMFIVPMRAKHAVIFFALLELMFSSSANASHIANVAHLGGMATGFLYLKSRTWRYDIRLWRGRIGDWIHRRTAPKPPISFHELGAEVDRILEKISAKGRSSLTSDERELLERYSRMKR from the coding sequence ATGGTTTTTAATCAACCTCTTTCTTATCGAACCCTTCCCCCGGCCGTCAAGGCTCTGCTGACCTTGAACGTGGGGGTTTTTGTCCTGCAATGGATTTTTTCCCTCACGGGGGGGCCGGACCTGGTTCCTCTCTTCGGGCTGACCCCTGGTTTTGTCACGGGCCGGTTATGGCTCTGGCAGATGGTGACCTATATGTTCCTCCACGGCGGGGTCTTCCACCTTCTCTTCAATTCCTACATGCTGTGGGCCCTGGGGAAAGTCATCGAGCTTCAATGGGGAACCCGTTCGTTCCTCTTCTATTATTTCCTCTGCGGGGTGGGGGCGGCGGCGGTCAACGTGGCGGTCCAACCCAACGCCCTCGTGCCGGTGATCGGGGCGTCGGGGGCCATCTACGGGCTTCTGGTGGCCTTCGCCCTGATGTTTCCCAACGCGGTTTTCCTCGTTATGTTCATCGTTCCCATGAGGGCGAAGCACGCGGTGATCTTTTTCGCGCTGTTGGAACTGATGTTCAGTTCAAGCGCCAACGCCTCCCATATTGCGAACGTGGCCCACTTGGGGGGAATGGCCACGGGGTTCTTGTATCTCAAAAGCCGAACCTGGCGCTACGACATCCGGCTTTGGCGCGGGCGGATCGGCGACTGGATCCATCGACGAACGGCGCCCAAACCGCCCATCTCTTTCCACGAGTTGGGTGCGGAGGTGGACCGGATTTTGGAAAAGATTTCCGCGAAAGGCCGTTCCAGCCTGACCTCCGACGAGAGGGAATTGTTGGAGCGTTATTCCCGGATGAAGCGGTAG
- a CDS encoding delta-60 repeat domain-containing protein, with product MVRFFSFQRSAVPWGGVWGDGGGGVCGVAGHVDSVGLRFQAQQFFVPALMGLAVSGAFTALFRSTQKEAETSLGIILADAGLLAVLWGVPFLGALVSISQWWQGRNCFPPAEIANYAIVFALAGAGFAVFFHGVRFPLSLWHSWPPIRYGAIVILSLWACYSGPSFLARMAADLSVRDDRRRRLEFFESQTGLSPDDVGSGFVQGLYGFDVPPFNIATDSRGFISATGGFQWYAGLPAPGLLRLGPNGHLDESFPRFPEFPILFSTPRILVARSGNLYLNVGLGAGPAPTRILPNGQIDLRFSEAVGDVAHPQYGPDHMAFQKDGKLLFSNSLRFINEAPIALVRLNPSGTQDVLFTEKANQALEARWGTVRCSRVEVTGDGRILAAVESETGSHGSRLARLLGDGTLDPTFRPPEDLNVTDFRAAPDGRVYVLAAPAEGKEKPGLMRLLEDGRRDPGFAPPALGVPARCFTVQAGGEVLVGGRLTNAAGRTCGLLRFLPDGRYDPDFLPNRNSHLITPSVMAMHVGEDGKIYLSGRFSTLQYLFGRRLFTFLCLTPDGKRDPKFVLP from the coding sequence ATGGTTCGTTTTTTTTCGTTTCAGAGGAGCGCGGTGCCTTGGGGGGGTGTTTGGGGGGATGGGGGTGGCGGTGTTTGCGGGGTGGCGGGGCATGTGGATTCGGTGGGGCTTCGGTTTCAGGCCCAGCAGTTTTTTGTTCCGGCCTTGATGGGGTTGGCGGTGTCGGGGGCGTTTACGGCGCTTTTTCGGTCCACCCAGAAGGAAGCGGAAACGTCGCTCGGGATCATTTTGGCGGACGCGGGCTTGTTGGCGGTTTTGTGGGGCGTTCCTTTTTTGGGTGCGCTGGTTTCCATCTCTCAATGGTGGCAGGGGCGGAACTGTTTTCCGCCGGCGGAAATCGCCAATTACGCCATTGTTTTCGCCTTGGCGGGGGCGGGGTTCGCGGTTTTCTTTCACGGGGTTCGCTTTCCGCTCTCCCTCTGGCACAGCTGGCCGCCGATCCGCTACGGGGCGATCGTGATCCTCTCCTTGTGGGCGTGCTACAGCGGCCCTTCCTTTTTGGCGAGGATGGCGGCCGACCTTTCGGTTCGGGACGATCGCCGCCGACGGCTTGAATTCTTTGAGAGCCAAACGGGTCTTTCTCCGGACGATGTGGGATCGGGTTTCGTCCAGGGCCTGTACGGGTTCGACGTGCCTCCTTTCAACATCGCCACCGACTCGCGGGGGTTTATTTCCGCCACCGGCGGGTTCCAGTGGTATGCGGGGCTCCCGGCTCCGGGGCTTTTACGCCTGGGGCCCAACGGACATTTGGACGAATCGTTTCCTCGCTTTCCGGAGTTTCCCATCCTTTTTTCAACCCCCCGCATTTTGGTCGCTCGTTCCGGAAATTTGTACTTGAACGTGGGGTTGGGCGCCGGGCCGGCCCCGACCCGAATCCTTCCCAATGGTCAAATCGACTTACGGTTCTCGGAGGCGGTGGGCGACGTGGCCCATCCCCAGTATGGGCCGGACCACATGGCGTTCCAGAAGGACGGGAAACTTCTCTTTTCGAATTCCTTGCGGTTCATTAACGAGGCGCCGATCGCTCTCGTGCGGTTGAACCCGAGCGGCACCCAGGATGTCCTCTTCACCGAAAAGGCCAACCAAGCCCTGGAGGCCCGGTGGGGAACCGTCCGTTGTTCCCGGGTGGAAGTGACCGGGGACGGCCGGATTCTGGCGGCGGTTGAAAGCGAGACGGGAAGCCATGGGTCGCGACTGGCGCGATTGCTGGGCGATGGGACGTTGGACCCGACGTTTCGTCCCCCCGAAGACCTGAACGTGACGGATTTCCGGGCCGCTCCCGATGGGCGGGTGTACGTTTTAGCGGCGCCCGCGGAGGGCAAAGAAAAGCCGGGATTGATGCGCTTGCTTGAAGACGGGCGCCGGGATCCCGGGTTCGCGCCTCCCGCCTTGGGCGTTCCGGCCAGGTGTTTTACGGTACAGGCGGGCGGCGAGGTTTTAGTGGGAGGACGGTTGACCAACGCCGCGGGGCGGACCTGCGGGCTCCTCCGCTTTCTCCCGGATGGGCGGTACGATCCCGATTTCCTGCCCAACCGGAATTCGCATCTCATCACGCCTTCCGTGATGGCCATGCATGTGGGGGAGGACGGGAAAATATATTTATCCGGCCGTTTTTCAACGCTTCAATACCTTTTCGGGCGTCGCCTTTTCACCTTCCTTTGCCTGACTCCAGACGGGAAGCGCGACCCGAAATTTGTTCTTCCCTGA
- a CDS encoding transposase, translating to MPRQARLDFEGMFYHVINRGMERRKIFENAEDYEKFIDLLARFAPEAGLRVYGWVLIPNHFHLVVRRGKEPLGTFMGRLQTAYAGYFNRRRRRVGRLFQNRFKSILCDENVYFSELVAYVHLNPLRAKLLTGMKELGEYRWSGHRAHLGLDKIPWQDTESVLSRFGRTKGNARRAYLSYLEEKRGVRRDLSGGGLVRSAGGVQMAMAGGPEEYDSRILGDGDFVREVGVRTKTRIVAPGPTVDLRVLIRAVGDQLGVPMDEIVRSGKTTARGSRCREAICLAGGRHFGIKKIILAEGLGVTPMAITKLCRSGEESSEAGDLSDRIRDSIIVKGVP from the coding sequence ATGCCCCGACAGGCTCGGTTGGACTTTGAAGGGATGTTTTATCATGTCATTAACCGTGGCATGGAGCGGAGGAAGATATTCGAAAACGCTGAGGATTACGAAAAGTTTATCGACCTGTTGGCGCGGTTTGCGCCGGAGGCTGGTTTGCGAGTGTATGGTTGGGTGCTGATACCCAACCATTTTCATTTGGTGGTCAGGCGCGGGAAGGAACCGTTGGGGACTTTCATGGGTCGATTGCAGACGGCCTACGCGGGCTACTTTAATCGTCGACGGCGGCGGGTCGGCCGGTTGTTTCAGAACCGCTTTAAGTCGATTCTTTGTGACGAGAACGTTTATTTTTCGGAGTTGGTGGCTTACGTCCACCTAAATCCCCTTAGGGCGAAGCTCTTGACCGGGATGAAGGAACTTGGCGAGTATCGCTGGAGCGGGCACAGGGCTCACTTGGGTTTGGACAAAATACCTTGGCAGGATACGGAATCGGTGCTGAGCCGGTTCGGACGAACGAAGGGGAACGCCCGTCGGGCGTATCTCTCCTACCTGGAAGAAAAACGGGGCGTGCGCCGGGACCTTTCGGGCGGCGGACTGGTGCGGAGCGCGGGCGGTGTCCAGATGGCGATGGCGGGCGGTCCGGAGGAATACGATTCCCGGATTCTGGGGGACGGGGATTTCGTGCGGGAGGTGGGGGTTCGGACGAAAACAAGGATCGTGGCCCCGGGGCCCACGGTTGATCTCCGGGTTTTGATCCGCGCGGTGGGCGACCAGTTGGGAGTACCCATGGACGAAATTGTGCGGTCGGGAAAAACCACGGCGCGGGGAAGTCGATGCCGCGAGGCCATTTGTCTGGCAGGGGGCCGCCATTTTGGGATTAAAAAGATCATTTTAGCCGAGGGTCTTGGGGTCACCCCGATGGCGATTACAAAATTGTGCCGTTCGGGGGAGGAATCGAGCGAAGCGGGAGATTTGTCCGACCGAATTCGCGATAGTATAATAGTGAAGGGCGTCCCCTAA
- a CDS encoding prepilin-type N-terminal cleavage/methylation domain-containing protein yields the protein MPERLRRGVTLVELMIAIALLAIIVLVVSRTFFAVHSSSLNSRMQIRASRLADMIQTRYSNMYFGYVMPVDSRLQNFGLPAGATYPVYSTQAVPGSSIAGAWNTTVLYSTWLPQTSVYPELPVLNEIRKEVRAAGFSDFVVNVTPMRRDLSATTGMTSSLVPFLDVAPADGIDDVDPGIGFVDYNNDGDTVDFFWINDYFFTSERPNTHIAQLSISLLKKNETVVSKRGQLLTMEALGSGNVRHSPFSEEAAYGIALLNIPSTATVTLFDKHSPNMTIQLSEVTDQNFTGMSGFQGLSFVPFVYPPNVVSVQADSNPGAPTPIQLIGWTEPGATVEVRWNPVGTDPVIDSSQADIFGNFNFPAPVLNNGLVLGWNRFALRAVKGGDISPFIVRKLIKDDRSPLLSNTKPPNNTNSIKTLTPFVQMTFQDQIPQSTTVVSGICPESITLIAHVGSQNWSVKPSDYDPATGRILWVNPVTLLPATLQNGSYEWKVQGGDNAGYKIRSSRQGIYWHFSINVPSTDLTPPTVSPFVATVSGSNVTVDADLDDLQSGVNLNTFTLKLGPNGGPFPVILDGATTPSVGRFFSAINSTSGAHFHYAHPVALTSGPYVVFIDVKNHKAVPITVSTPFTVP from the coding sequence ATGCCTGAGAGATTAAGGCGCGGCGTAACGCTGGTCGAACTCATGATCGCCATTGCCCTGTTGGCGATTATTGTGCTGGTGGTAAGCCGCACCTTTTTTGCGGTTCACAGCTCATCCCTCAACTCTCGTATGCAAATCCGCGCCAGCCGACTAGCGGACATGATCCAAACGCGTTATTCAAACATGTATTTTGGGTATGTGATGCCTGTGGACTCACGGTTGCAGAATTTTGGTCTCCCGGCAGGGGCCACCTATCCTGTTTATTCCACACAGGCGGTTCCGGGTTCCAGCATTGCCGGTGCTTGGAACACGACGGTTTTATATTCGACCTGGCTCCCGCAGACGTCTGTCTATCCCGAACTGCCGGTTCTTAACGAGATTCGTAAAGAGGTTCGCGCCGCGGGGTTTTCGGATTTCGTGGTCAACGTGACGCCTATGCGCCGGGATCTCTCCGCCACGACTGGAATGACCTCCTCTTTGGTTCCCTTTTTAGACGTGGCTCCGGCCGACGGCATAGATGATGTGGATCCAGGGATCGGGTTCGTGGACTACAACAACGACGGTGACACGGTGGACTTTTTTTGGATTAACGACTATTTCTTCACTTCGGAGCGCCCCAACACCCATATCGCCCAGCTTTCCATTAGCCTGCTTAAGAAAAATGAAACCGTGGTGTCGAAACGGGGACAATTGCTTACCATGGAAGCCCTGGGTTCCGGCAACGTGCGTCATTCTCCGTTTTCCGAAGAGGCGGCGTACGGCATCGCGCTTCTGAACATCCCGTCCACGGCCACCGTGACATTGTTCGATAAGCACAGCCCGAATATGACCATCCAACTCAGTGAAGTAACGGACCAAAACTTTACGGGAATGTCCGGTTTCCAAGGGCTTTCTTTCGTGCCCTTCGTCTACCCGCCCAACGTGGTCTCCGTTCAGGCCGACTCCAATCCGGGGGCGCCTACCCCGATTCAACTCATTGGTTGGACGGAACCTGGCGCAACCGTGGAAGTTCGATGGAATCCGGTGGGCACGGATCCGGTCATTGATTCCAGCCAGGCCGATATTTTTGGTAACTTCAACTTTCCCGCTCCCGTCCTGAACAATGGTCTCGTGCTCGGATGGAACCGGTTCGCCTTGCGGGCAGTGAAGGGGGGGGACATTTCGCCTTTTATCGTCCGGAAACTTATCAAGGACGATCGTAGCCCGCTTTTGTCAAACACAAAGCCTCCGAACAACACGAACAGCATTAAAACCTTAACACCGTTCGTGCAGATGACCTTTCAGGATCAAATTCCTCAGTCGACCACAGTGGTCAGTGGGATCTGTCCAGAATCCATCACGTTAATAGCTCACGTAGGTTCACAGAATTGGAGCGTTAAGCCCTCCGACTACGATCCGGCGACAGGTCGAATACTGTGGGTGAACCCAGTCACGTTGCTCCCCGCGACATTGCAAAATGGATCTTATGAGTGGAAAGTCCAAGGGGGGGACAACGCTGGCTACAAAATTCGTTCTTCGCGGCAGGGAATCTATTGGCATTTTTCCATTAACGTGCCCTCCACTGATTTGACACCGCCCACCGTTTCCCCCTTCGTTGCAACCGTCTCTGGTTCCAATGTGACGGTTGATGCGGATCTGGACGATCTCCAAAGTGGTGTCAATCTGAATACTTTCACACTAAAGCTTGGGCCCAATGGGGGGCCCTTCCCCGTTATTCTTGACGGCGCCACAACGCCGAGTGTGGGCCGGTTTTTTTCAGCCATAAATTCCACCTCTGGTGCTCATTTTCATTACGCGCACCCCGTGGCGCTCACTTCTGGACCTTACGTGGTGTTTATTGATGTTAAAAACCACAAGGCTGTTCCAATAACTGTTAGTACGCCGTTCACGGTTCCCTAA
- a CDS encoding HD domain-containing protein, producing the protein MRAYRFSAELGFGLTPETVRDIRLHRRKLSRSAPERVREELLRLLATPRAATTLADMDRAGLLVVLFPELEPMRRTGRAYYGTGGVLAHSLAAVGSLEKLLEELPLQFPSFHGALSKHLRETVGGHPRFAHLKLVELFHDIGKPATAKREKGKLHFYGHDAVGARLVAKIASRLRLSSNESRSLSRQVGAHMRPGNLGHTPVLTDRAIYRFYRDLEGDAVGLLIVSLGDHFTYLSTRARRARKDPVFRTIRKMLSNFFLKPEAVEPPKIIDGNQLMKSLKLKPGPDVGRLLAEIREAQSTGEVTTPAQALQWARRLL; encoded by the coding sequence TTGCGGGCCTACCGATTTTCGGCGGAGCTGGGGTTTGGCCTCACGCCGGAAACCGTACGGGACATCCGGCTCCATCGTCGAAAACTTTCCCGAAGCGCGCCCGAACGGGTGCGGGAGGAACTGCTCCGCCTCCTCGCCACGCCCCGAGCCGCGACCACTCTTGCCGACATGGACCGTGCCGGTCTCTTGGTCGTTCTCTTTCCGGAGTTGGAACCCATGCGCCGGACGGGCCGGGCCTATTACGGGACGGGGGGGGTGCTGGCGCATTCCCTGGCGGCCGTGGGGTCTCTGGAAAAATTGCTGGAAGAACTGCCGCTCCAGTTCCCTTCTTTTCACGGGGCGTTGTCGAAACACCTGCGCGAGACTGTCGGCGGCCACCCCCGGTTCGCCCATTTGAAGTTGGTCGAACTCTTCCACGACATCGGCAAGCCCGCCACCGCGAAAAGAGAAAAGGGGAAACTCCATTTTTACGGCCACGACGCCGTGGGGGCGCGCCTGGTGGCCAAAATCGCTTCTCGCCTGCGTCTTTCGTCGAACGAGTCTCGTTCCCTTTCCCGCCAAGTGGGCGCCCACATGCGCCCGGGGAACCTCGGCCACACGCCGGTTTTAACCGACCGGGCGATCTATCGTTTCTACCGGGATTTGGAGGGCGACGCCGTGGGCCTTTTGATCGTTTCTTTGGGCGACCACTTCACCTATCTATCCACCCGCGCCCGCCGCGCCCGGAAAGACCCGGTCTTCCGCACGATCCGAAAGATGCTGTCCAATTTTTTCTTGAAACCTGAAGCCGTGGAACCCCCCAAAATCATCGATGGGAATCAGCTCATGAAATCCCTCAAATTGAAGCCCGGCCCCGACGTCGGCCGTCTCCTGGCCGAGATCCGCGAAGCCCAATCCACCGGAGAAGTGACCACCCCCGCGCAGGCCCTCCAATGGGCCCGCCGACTCCTTTGA